Proteins co-encoded in one Quercus robur chromosome 8, dhQueRobu3.1, whole genome shotgun sequence genomic window:
- the LOC126694232 gene encoding protein YELLOW LEAF 1, choloroplastic-like — protein MLMLTANTVATQPQLLLVKTEVHNKHTGCNPMKVFMSFQHNGKTSSLKVAEPGPLGLGAQFLTINSRRRIMHSSRTQSASVICQSALNARCGAEQTQTVTREAPTITHIPGKEKSPQLDDGGSGFPPRDDGDGGGGGGGGGGNWSGGFFFFGFLAFLGFLKDKESEGPYRDERRR, from the exons ATGTTGATGTTGACTGCAAATACTGTAGCCACCCAACCTCAATTACTACTAG TAAAAACAGAGGTGCATAATAAGCATACTGGATGTAATCCAATGAAAGTGTTCATGTCATTTCAACACAATGGAAAAACAAGCTCACTTAAGGTTGCAGAACCTGGACCGCTAGGGCTTGGTGCCCAATTTTTGACTATTAATAGTAGAAGACGTATCATGCATTCTAGCCGAACGCAGTCTGCTTCTGTTATATGTCAGTCCGCTTTG AATGCAAGATGTGGTGCCGAGCAAACTCAAACAGTTACACGCGAGGCTCCAACAATTACTCACATTCCTG GGAAGGAAAAATCACCACAACTTGATGATGGTGGGTCTGGATTCCCACCCCgtgatgatggtgatggtggCGGTGGAGGCGGTGGAGGTGGTGGCAATTGGTCTGGTGGATTCttcttctttggttttcttgcCTTTCTAGGATTCTTGAAGGATAAGGAAAGTGAGGGGCCATATCGCGATGAGAGGAGAAGATGA
- the LOC126694231 gene encoding disease resistance protein RPM1-like codes for MALCTALEKMSLLRSLRINAVSEEEVLELQSMSSPLPLLQSLYLSGRLEKLPKWISKLKSIVRIGLHWSGLMDDRLNVLQALPNLLELGFYDVYGGEQLHIEGGGFQKLKILELENFERLNRLIIDEGALPLLENLEIGSSPQLKEVPSGIPHLKNLKNIEFYDMPTEFVLSLQPDEGHNFGKVKHVASVRFWYRIQGEHYNIYKLSESELLEHLRR; via the coding sequence ATGGCTTTGTGCACAGCACTAGAGAAAATGAGCCTCCTTCGTTCGTTGAGAATCAATGCAGTAAGTGAGGAAGAAGTTTTGGAATTGCAATCAATGTCTTCTCCTCTGCCCCTCCTACAATCTCTCTACCTATCTGGGAGACTAGAAAAGTTGCCAAAATGGATTTCCAAACTCAAGAGTATAGTTAGAATTGGTTTACATTGGTCTGGATTAATGGATGATCGGTTAAACGTCCTTCAAGCTCTGCCCAATTTGTTGGAACTTGGGTTTTACGATGTATATGGAGGTGAGCAATTACATATTGAGGGAGGAGGCTTCCAGAAACTCAAGATTCTAgagcttgaaaattttgaaagattGAATAGGTTGATAATAGATGAAGGTGCCCTGCCTCTTCTTGAGAATCTTGAAATTGGATCCTCCCCACAGTTAAAGGAGGTGCCTTCTGGCATCCCCCATCTGAAAAACCTCAAAAATATTGAATTCTATGACATGCCAACTGAATTTGTTCTTAGTCTGCAACCAGATGAAGGCCATAATTTTGGTAAAGTCAAGCATGTTGCCTCTGTTCGTTTTTGGTATAGGATTCAAGGGGAACACTACAACATCTACAAGCTCAGTGAGTCAGAGTTGCTGGAGCATTTGCGAAGGTAG
- the LOC126694170 gene encoding disease resistance protein RPM1-like yields MIQSFLKDADVKAEKEDTSNVVKIWVKQSEELLRNMIKQFYKSRKELVPVEIDTMKETPLMEQLRLYLHEHRLPILPSEKAWELFCKKVFQNEGRNCPPKLVELSHAIVERCEGLPLAIVAISGLLSTKDKVFYEFHKLHNSLSSELKKEVQGITLEEVAHGYLNKLIHRILVQVEDVDLKERKFCQNCLTTFNSEQCKYSFEEYY; encoded by the exons ATGATTCAGTCTTTCCTAAAGGATGCAGATGTAAAAGCTGAGAAGGAAGACACGAGCAATGTTGTGAAAATTTGGGTGAAACAG TCAGAGGAGCTATTAAGGAACATGATAAAGCAGTTTTACAAGTCAAGGAAGGAGCTTGTTCCTGTGGAAATAGACACAATGAAAGAGACACCGCTAATGGAGCAATTGAGGCTATATTTACATGAGCATAG ATTACCAATTCTACCATCAGAAAAAGCTTGGGAGCTCTTTTGCAAGAAGGTGTTTCAAAATGAAGGGAGAAATTGTCCTCCTAAGTTAGTTGAGTTGTCACATGCCATTGTTGAGAGATGTGAAGGATTGCCACTAGCAATTGTTGCTATAAGTGGTCTTTTGTCAACCAAAGACAAGGTTTTCTATGAGTTTCACAAATTGCATAATAGTCTTAGTTCAGAGCTAAAAA AAGAAGTGCAAGGAATAACATTGGAAGAGGTTGCACATGGCTACTTGAACAAACTAATTCACAGAATTTTGGTTCAAGTGGAAGATGTCGATTTAAAAG AACGCAAGTTCTGTCAGAATTGCTTGACGACTTTCAATTCAGAACAATGTAAATACTCCTTTGAAGAGTATTACTAG